A single Danio aesculapii chromosome 19, fDanAes4.1, whole genome shotgun sequence DNA region contains:
- the ftr55 gene encoding tripartite motif-containing protein 16-like protein translates to MAEASVTEEQFVCPVCLDLLKDPVTIPCGHSYCMSCITKFWDQKTVYSCPQCRQTYKPRPVLGKNTMLAEVVEQLKKTRLQTDVPAASFITPGDVKCDICTGRKSKAVKSCLVCLESYCLTHFEHHEEFHSGKRHKVTDAVGHLQQMMCREHNKILEVFCNTDQQYICVLCVMDEHRNHHTVSAVSKMAENESRLKEKQRVIKDRTEQKQKAIQQLREAIKSHKRSTQAAVEDCTRTFAELIRFIERSCSELTEQIRDQERAAVSRAEGLMERLKQEIDHLKRTNTELEQLSHTDCNHIRFLQSLKSLSALPDFTEKLTFDFFFSFNGVRKSVFHLKQKMEAFCKEEIKKISVTHSNIIPKTREEFLLYSHQLTLDPNTAHKNLCLSEENRTVTYTGTPQPHPDHPDRFDKCFQVLGKESVCGRCYWEVEWSNSVQISVSYKSISRKGHSKENRFGCNNQSWSLFCSPLNFLFWHNSEGIELPVPSSSCRIGVFVDHSAGTLTFYSISDTVRHIYRVRTTFTQPLYIGFVVGYESSVKLC, encoded by the exons ATGGCTGAAGCCAGTGTTACAGAAGAACAGTTTGTCTGTCCAGTGTGTCTGGATCTCCTGAAGGATCCAGTAACAATTCCATGTGGACACAGTTACTGTATGAGCTGTATTACAAAATTCTGGGATCAGAAGACCGTCTACAGCTGCCCTCAGTGCAGACAGACCTACAAGCCAAGACCAGTTTTAGGTAAAAACACAATGCTGGCTGAAGTGGTGGAGCAACTGAAGAAGACAAGACTCCAAACTGATGTTCCTGCTGCAAGTTTCATTACACCTGGAGACGTTAAGTGTGACATTTGTACTGGAAGGAAATCAAAAGCCGTCAAGTCCTGTCTGGTGTGTCTGGAATCGTACTGCCTAACTCATTTTGAGCATCATGAGGAATTTCACTCAGGAAAGCGACACAAAGTGACTGACGCCGTTGGTCATCTGCAGCAGATGATGTGCCGTGAGCATAATAAGATTCTGGAGGTTTTTTGTAACACTGATCAGCAGTACATTTGCGTGCTTTGTGTAATGGATGAACATAGAAACCATCACACTGTATCAGCTGTTTCGAAGATGGCAGAGAATGAG AGTCGTTTAAAGGAGAAACAGAGAGTAATCAAGGATAGAACTGAGCAGAAACAGAAAGCCATTCAGCAGCTGAGAGAAGCTATTAAGTCTCATAAG CGCTCTACACAGGCAGCAGTAGAAGACTGTACGAGGACCTTCGCAGAACTGATTCGCTTCATTGAAAGAAGTTGCTCAGAGTTGACAGAGCAGATCCGAGATCAAGAAAGGGCTGCAGTGAGTCGAGCTGAAGGACTTATGGAGCGACTGAAGCAAGAGATTGATCATCTGAAGAGGACAAACACTGAATTGGAGCAGCTTTCACACACAGACTGCAATCATATCCGTTTTCTTCAG AGTCTGAAGTCTCTCTCAGCTCTTCCTGACTTTACAGAAAAGCTCACTTTCGATTTCTTCTTTTCCTTCAATGGTGTGAGAAAATCTGTCTTTCATCTGAAACAGAAAATGGAGGCTTTCTGCAAagaggaaattaaaaaaatatctg TCACACACAGCAACATTATTCCCAAGACCAGAGAGGAATTTCTTCTAT aTTCACATCAACTGACTCTGGATCCAAACACCGCACATAAGAATCTCTGTCTGTCTGAAGAGAACAGAACGGTGACTTACACAGGCACACCACAGCCacatcctgatcatccagacagatttgataaATGTTTTCAAGTGTTGGgtaaagagagtgtgtgtggacgctgttactgggaggttGAGTGGAGTAATAGTGTGcaaatatcagtgtcatataagagcatcagcagGAAGGGACATAGCAAGGAGAATAGATTTGGATGTAACAATCAGTCATGGAGTTTATTCTGCTCTCCATTAAATTTCTTATTCTGGCACAACAGTGAAGGGATTGAACTTCCCGTACCATCCAGTTCCTGTAGAAtcggagtgtttgtggatcacagtgcaggaactctgaccTTCTACAGCATTTCTGACACAGTGAGGCACATCTACAGAGTCAGGACCACATTCACTCAGCCTCTCTATATTGGGTTTGTGGTTGGTTATGAATCGTCAGTAAAGCTTTGCTAA